A single genomic interval of Helianthus annuus cultivar XRQ/B chromosome 13, HanXRQr2.0-SUNRISE, whole genome shotgun sequence harbors:
- the LOC110899887 gene encoding putative pentatricopeptide repeat-containing protein At1g12700, mitochondrial isoform X1 codes for MIMIRTNSHLHHAFFKLTGILITDSLTTPLSSSRLGLEFTPHSTSLPSLLHSTSFSDRPLSRYQKLTSLDDAFNLFDEMIQRKPLPSVIKFNQLLSALTKLNHFSSCLHLFKQMCVVGVPVDAYSMNIAIKCCCQMSRTNGGFALLASCFRRAVVPDVFTFNTLLDGLIREDRILEAERLFKKLIKQNLCEPDVVTYNTMIKGLCKFGNNDIAIGLLRLMDERGCKPDIYAYNTIIDGLCKDKMMDDAFKLFKEMVFHKAIQPNVITYTSLIHGLCNLCRWDEVAKLLKEMEKDVRISPDIQTFSILVDAFCKEGRVDEAEAVIDIMVERGVVPNIVTYNSLIDGYCLRGEMTKARSIFDSLTSKGLIPDVLTYSSLLNGYCKSLKIEEAMHLFHEITRKGLKPDIVSYSTMLQGLFRVGRCGDARKLFDEMRAAGQIPNEYTYGVILDGLCNNHKVEEALSLFHLVGDSKLNSHIVVYNILIEGASKCGKLDTAKTLFHYITLKGLQPNVRTFNIMISGLCREGQLKEAEGMFLKMDESGFPPDTVTYNVLLQGYLRNKHFDDVEMLLHEMDGRSYSLDASSLSLLIDQIAAGSLDRRMIELIGRLVPKEMMNTPA; via the coding sequence ATGATTATGATTCGCACCAATTCTCATCTTCATCACGCTTTCTTCAAACTCACAGGTATTCTCATCACCGATTCTTTAACAACCCCTCTTTCGTCTTCCAGATTAGGTTTAGAATTCACTCCTCACTCCACTTCTTTACCTTCTCTTCTTCACTCCACTTCCTTTTCAGATCGTCCCCTGTCTAGGTATCAAAAACTTACCAGCTTGGATGATGCCTTTAACCTGTTCGATGAAATGATCCAGAGAAAACCCCTCCCATCTGTTATCAAGTTTAATCAGTTGTTGAGTGCTCTTACCAAATTGAACCATTTTTCTTCTTGCCTCCACCTTTTTAAACAAATGTGCGTCGTTGGAGTTCCTGTTGATGCCTACTCTATGAATATTGCCATCAAGTGTTGTTGTCAGATGTCTCGCACCAACGGCGGCTTTGCACTCCTAGCTTCTTGCTTCAGGCGAGCTGTTGTACCCGATGTCTTCACATTTAATACACTCTTAGATGGACTCATTCGTGAAGATAGGATTCTTGAGGCTGAGAGACTCTTCAAGAAGCTCATCAAACAGAATCTATGTGAACCCGATGTAGTTACGTATAACACGATGATTAAAGGGCTTTGCAAGTTTGGCAACAATGATATTGCCATTGGTTTGCTTAGGCTCATGGATGAAAGAGGCTGTAAGCCTGATATTTATGCATATAATACCATCATTGATGGTCTTTGCAAGGACAAAATGATGGATGATGCTTTCAAGCTTTTCAAAGAAATGGTATTTCACAAAGCCATTCAACCAAATGTCATCACATACACCTCTCTGATTCATGGCCTTTGTAACTTATGTCGTTGGGACGAAGTCGCTAAGCTTCTAAAAGAAATGGAGAAGGATGTAAGGATCTCTCCTGATATTCAAACCTTTAGCATATTAGTTGATGCATTTTGCAAGGAAGGTAGGGTGGATGAAGCGGAGGCTGTTATAGACATCATGGTTGAGAGAGGTGTGGTTCCTAACATAGTCACATACAATTCACTTATAGACGGTTACTGTCTACGAGGTGAAATGACCAAAGCAAGGTCGATTTTTGATTCACTTACTTCTAAAGGTCTCATCCCTGATGTGTTAACTTATAGCAGTTTACTGAATGGGTATTGCAAGAGTTTGAAAATAGAAGAGGCCATGCATTTGTTTCATGAGATAACAAGAAAAGGTTTGAAACCTGATATAGTCAGTTACAGCACCATGTTACAGGGATTGTTTAGGGTCGGACGTTGTGGAGATGCACGAAAGCTCTTTGATGAGATGCGAGCAGCAGGCCAGATTCCAAATGAATACACTTATGGAGTAATTTTAGATGGCCTTTGCAACAACCATAAAGTAGAAGAGGCGCTCTCTTTGTTTCATTTGGTGGGTGATAGCAAGCTAAATTCTCATATTGTGGTGTACAATATTCTTATTGAAGGTGCAAGCAAATGTGGGAAGCTTGATACTGCGAAGACTCTTTTCCATTACATAACTTTAAAAGGTTTGCAACCTAATGTGCGAACATTTAACATAATGATTAGTGGCCTCTGTAGAGAAGGTCAGCTAAAGGAAGCAGAGGGCATGTTTCTTAAAATGGATGAGAGTGGCTTTCCACCAGATACTGTTACTTACAATGTTCTTCTCCAAGGATATCTTAGGAACAAGCACTTTGATGATGTAGAGATGCTTTTACATGAAATGGATGGAAGGAGTTACTCACTTGATGCTTCGAGTTTATCTTTGTTGATAGATCAAATTGCAGCTGGTTCACTAGATCGACGTATGATTGAGTTGATAGGTAGGCTTGTGCCAAAAGAAATGATGAACACTCCTGCCTAG
- the LOC110899887 gene encoding putative pentatricopeptide repeat-containing protein At1g12700, mitochondrial isoform X2, with protein MIMIRTNSHLHHAFFKLTDRPLSRYQKLTSLDDAFNLFDEMIQRKPLPSVIKFNQLLSALTKLNHFSSCLHLFKQMCVVGVPVDAYSMNIAIKCCCQMSRTNGGFALLASCFRRAVVPDVFTFNTLLDGLIREDRILEAERLFKKLIKQNLCEPDVVTYNTMIKGLCKFGNNDIAIGLLRLMDERGCKPDIYAYNTIIDGLCKDKMMDDAFKLFKEMVFHKAIQPNVITYTSLIHGLCNLCRWDEVAKLLKEMEKDVRISPDIQTFSILVDAFCKEGRVDEAEAVIDIMVERGVVPNIVTYNSLIDGYCLRGEMTKARSIFDSLTSKGLIPDVLTYSSLLNGYCKSLKIEEAMHLFHEITRKGLKPDIVSYSTMLQGLFRVGRCGDARKLFDEMRAAGQIPNEYTYGVILDGLCNNHKVEEALSLFHLVGDSKLNSHIVVYNILIEGASKCGKLDTAKTLFHYITLKGLQPNVRTFNIMISGLCREGQLKEAEGMFLKMDESGFPPDTVTYNVLLQGYLRNKHFDDVEMLLHEMDGRSYSLDASSLSLLIDQIAAGSLDRRMIELIGRLVPKEMMNTPA; from the exons ATGATTATGATTCGCACCAATTCTCATCTTCATCACGCTTTCTTCAAACTCACAG ATCGTCCCCTGTCTAGGTATCAAAAACTTACCAGCTTGGATGATGCCTTTAACCTGTTCGATGAAATGATCCAGAGAAAACCCCTCCCATCTGTTATCAAGTTTAATCAGTTGTTGAGTGCTCTTACCAAATTGAACCATTTTTCTTCTTGCCTCCACCTTTTTAAACAAATGTGCGTCGTTGGAGTTCCTGTTGATGCCTACTCTATGAATATTGCCATCAAGTGTTGTTGTCAGATGTCTCGCACCAACGGCGGCTTTGCACTCCTAGCTTCTTGCTTCAGGCGAGCTGTTGTACCCGATGTCTTCACATTTAATACACTCTTAGATGGACTCATTCGTGAAGATAGGATTCTTGAGGCTGAGAGACTCTTCAAGAAGCTCATCAAACAGAATCTATGTGAACCCGATGTAGTTACGTATAACACGATGATTAAAGGGCTTTGCAAGTTTGGCAACAATGATATTGCCATTGGTTTGCTTAGGCTCATGGATGAAAGAGGCTGTAAGCCTGATATTTATGCATATAATACCATCATTGATGGTCTTTGCAAGGACAAAATGATGGATGATGCTTTCAAGCTTTTCAAAGAAATGGTATTTCACAAAGCCATTCAACCAAATGTCATCACATACACCTCTCTGATTCATGGCCTTTGTAACTTATGTCGTTGGGACGAAGTCGCTAAGCTTCTAAAAGAAATGGAGAAGGATGTAAGGATCTCTCCTGATATTCAAACCTTTAGCATATTAGTTGATGCATTTTGCAAGGAAGGTAGGGTGGATGAAGCGGAGGCTGTTATAGACATCATGGTTGAGAGAGGTGTGGTTCCTAACATAGTCACATACAATTCACTTATAGACGGTTACTGTCTACGAGGTGAAATGACCAAAGCAAGGTCGATTTTTGATTCACTTACTTCTAAAGGTCTCATCCCTGATGTGTTAACTTATAGCAGTTTACTGAATGGGTATTGCAAGAGTTTGAAAATAGAAGAGGCCATGCATTTGTTTCATGAGATAACAAGAAAAGGTTTGAAACCTGATATAGTCAGTTACAGCACCATGTTACAGGGATTGTTTAGGGTCGGACGTTGTGGAGATGCACGAAAGCTCTTTGATGAGATGCGAGCAGCAGGCCAGATTCCAAATGAATACACTTATGGAGTAATTTTAGATGGCCTTTGCAACAACCATAAAGTAGAAGAGGCGCTCTCTTTGTTTCATTTGGTGGGTGATAGCAAGCTAAATTCTCATATTGTGGTGTACAATATTCTTATTGAAGGTGCAAGCAAATGTGGGAAGCTTGATACTGCGAAGACTCTTTTCCATTACATAACTTTAAAAGGTTTGCAACCTAATGTGCGAACATTTAACATAATGATTAGTGGCCTCTGTAGAGAAGGTCAGCTAAAGGAAGCAGAGGGCATGTTTCTTAAAATGGATGAGAGTGGCTTTCCACCAGATACTGTTACTTACAATGTTCTTCTCCAAGGATATCTTAGGAACAAGCACTTTGATGATGTAGAGATGCTTTTACATGAAATGGATGGAAGGAGTTACTCACTTGATGCTTCGAGTTTATCTTTGTTGATAGATCAAATTGCAGCTGGTTCACTAGATCGACGTATGATTGAGTTGATAGGTAGGCTTGTGCCAAAAGAAATGATGAACACTCCTGCCTAG
- the LOC110899888 gene encoding pentatricopeptide repeat-containing protein At1g63330 encodes MMTCSSSRLHSFFKLKCNFITNSVTTPLSSSRFTPHSTSLPSLLHSTSFSNNGDRPLLSRYQKVTSLDHAFNLFDEMIQRKPLPSVVKFTQLLNAVAKMNHFSSSLHLFKQMCVVGVPVDAYSMNIAIKCCCQMSRTNDGFALLGCCFRQAVVPNVFTFSTLLDGLIREDRIIEAERLFKKLIKQKLCEPDVVMYSTMIKGLCKFGNNDIAIALLRLMDERGCKPNVVVYSTIIDSLCKDKMIEAAFKLFNEMVFAKGIQPDVITYNSLIYGLCNLCRWDKVSKLLKEMEEDVRISPNFQTFSILVDAFCKDGRVDEAEAVIDIMVERGEAPDIVTYNTLIDGYCLRGEMIKARMLFDSLTSKGLIPDVFSYNSLLNGYCKSLKIEEAMHMFHEITRKGLKPDIVSYSTMLQGLFRVGRCGEARKLFDEMRSQGLTPNECTYRIILDGLCNNRQVEDVLSLFHLVGDSKLNSDIQVYNILIDGMSKCGKLFIARDLFQDLTLKGLKPNVRTYNVMISGLCREGMPEEAKHLFRKMGESGCPPDGVTYNVLLQGYFKNQNYDDVEMLLQEMDGRRYSVDASTLSMLIDEMAAGSVDRSMLKLIGKLVPKEMMDTSAVPR; translated from the coding sequence ATGATGACTTGCTCCTCTTCACGtcttcattctttcttcaaaCTCAAATGTAATTTCATCACCAACTCTGTAACAACCCCTCTTTCGTCTTCCAGATTCACTCCTCACTCCACTTCTTTACCTTCTCTTCTTCACTCCACTTCCTTTTCAAATAATGGGGATCGTCCACTGTTATCTAGGTATCAAAAGGTTACCAGCTTGGATCATGCCTTTAACCTGTTCGATGAAATGATCCAGAGAAAACCCCTCCCATCTGTTGTTAAGTTTACTCAGTTGTTAAATGCTGTTGCCAAAATGAAccatttttcttcttctctccaCCTTTTTAAACAAATGTGCGTCGTTGGAGTTCCTGTTGATGCCTACTCTATGAATATTGCCATCAAGTGTTGTTGTCAGATGTCTCGCACCAACGACGGCTTTGCACTCCTGGGCTGTTGCTTCAGGCAAGCTGTTGTACCCAATGTCTTCACATTTAGTACACTCTTAGATGGACTCATTCGTGAAGATAGGATTATTGAGGCTGAGAGACTCTTCAAGAAGCTCATCAAACAGAAACTATGTGAACCTGATGTAGTTATGTATTCCACAATGATCAAAGGGCTTTGCAAGTTTGGCAATAATGATATTGCCATTGCTTTGCTTAGGCTCATGGATGAAAGAGGCTGTAAGCCTAATGTTGTTGTATATAGTACCATCATTGATAGTCTTTGCAAGGACAAAATGATAGAGGCTGCTTTCAAGCTTTTCAATGAAATGGTATTTGCCAAAGGCATTCAACCAGATGTCATCACATACAACTCTCTGATTTATGGCCTTTGTAACTTGTGTCGTTGGGACAAGGTCTCTAAGCTGCTAAAAGAAATGGAGGAGGATGTAAGGATCTCTCCTAATTTTCAAACCTTTAGCATATTAGTTGATGCATTTTGCAAGGACGGTAGGGTGGATGAAGCGGAGGCTGTTATAGACATCATGGTTGAGAGAGGTGAGGCTCCTGACATAGTGACATACAATACGCTTATAGACGGTTACTGTCTACGAGGTGAAAtgatcaaagcaaggatgctttTTGATTCACTTACTTCTAAAGGTCTCATCCCTGATGTGTTTTCTTATAACAGTTTATTGAACGGGTATTGCAAGAGTTTGAAAATAGAAGAGGCCATGCATATGTTCCATGAAATAACAAGAAAAGGTTTGAAACCTGATATAGTCAGTTACAGCACCATGTTACAGGGATTGTTTAGGGTTGGGCGTTGTGGAGAGGCACGCAAACTCTTTGATGAGATGCGATCACAAGGCCTAACTCCAAATGAATGCACCTATAGAATAATATTAGACGGTCTTTGCAACAACCGTCAAGTTGAAGATGTGCTCTCTTTGTTTCATTTGGTGGGTGATAGCAAGCTAAACTCTGACATTCAAGTGTACAATATTCTTATTGATGGTATGAGCAAATGTGGGAAGCTTTTTATTGCAAGGGATCTTTTCCAAGACCTAACTCTGAAAGGTTTGAAACCTAATGTTCGGACATATAATGTGATGATTAGTGGCCTATGTAGAGAAGGTATGCCAGAGGAAGCAAAGCACTTGTTTCGTAAAATGGGTGAGAGTGGCTGCCCACCAGATGGTGTTACTTACAATGTTCTTCTCCAGGGATATTTTAAGAACCAGAATTACGATGATGTTGAGATGCTTTTACAGGAAATGGATGGAAGAAGGTACTCAGTTGATGCTTCAACTTTATCGATGTTGATTGATGAAATGGCAGCTGGTTCAGTAGATAGAAGTATGCTTAAATTGATAGGTAAGCTTGTCCCAAAAGAAATGATGGATACTAGTGCAGTGCCTAGATAA